One window of Methanogenium organophilum genomic DNA carries:
- a CDS encoding DUF357 domain-containing protein — protein sequence MIEEYGRTFSGRTETTVIVVPENTWLAKVASDVLEMVHAYASDGFVFLDKGDEVNALASFAYGSGWLDTGVAAGLFTNHPMGIPPKGCTPDIPEALSEHLNEKTFRYQRMLASALSSVCINSEPELPLYPAGKEICTITHQYYIAGSIETEAANLADGLALLSYAYGWIDAGVRTGILKVVKNPELFTV from the coding sequence ATGATTGAGGAATACGGCAGAACCTTTTCTGGAAGGACAGAAACAACGGTAATTGTTGTTCCGGAAAATACCTGGCTTGCAAAAGTAGCAAGCGATGTTCTTGAAATGGTGCACGCATATGCTTCAGACGGATTTGTTTTTCTGGACAAAGGCGATGAAGTGAATGCACTGGCATCTTTTGCCTATGGGAGCGGCTGGCTGGACACCGGAGTCGCAGCAGGTCTTTTCACAAACCATCCAATGGGCATCCCCCCGAAAGGCTGTACACCGGATATACCCGAAGCTCTTTCAGAACACCTGAACGAGAAAACATTCAGATATCAGCGTATGCTTGCCAGTGCGCTTTCATCCGTGTGCATAAATTCTGAACCTGAACTTCCGCTTTACCCTGCAGGGAAGGAAATCTGCACAATTACACACCAATATTATATTGCAGGCAGTATTGAAACAGAAGCGGCCAATCTTGCAGACGGACTTGCGCTTCTCAGTTATGCGTACGGCTGGATTGATGCAGGTGTGCGAACAGGTATCCTCAAAGTGGTAAAAAACCCAGAATTATTCACGGTTTAA
- a CDS encoding lysylphosphatidylglycerol synthase transmembrane domain-containing protein, giving the protein MESSQWKWLAFSVGFSTLVLIGVLWFTIDDETITYLKNVNYTFLLLALVLHIIALMAWGMRLKMMSQSLGYHVPFLHALNAVFANLLVAAITPSQAGGEPVRIHELYRADVPVGDATAVVIMERVIDGIVLGLIGIFAFILLVFQFATLDVNLTTPLLVIWVILICFMILFIYSIRHPEFLKRILFKISGWLTKRWKSEKVDKLMHSIDSEVDNFNSALAKFASKAKKGLVWGFALTTIYWVFEFLIASFILIAIGSKPFFIESFIVQLIIAIIMMVPLTPGSSGIAEISATSLYGLFVPSSIVGVFVLLWRLILYYFNIFVGVLASVLIVRREMILRQLKRLKRNQN; this is encoded by the coding sequence ATGGAAAGTTCACAATGGAAATGGTTGGCCTTCTCTGTTGGTTTCAGCACACTTGTGCTTATTGGTGTTCTTTGGTTTACCATTGACGATGAGACCATCACCTATCTAAAGAATGTCAATTACACTTTTTTACTTCTGGCATTGGTCCTCCACATTATTGCACTGATGGCGTGGGGTATGAGACTGAAAATGATGTCACAATCGCTGGGCTACCATGTTCCGTTTCTCCATGCACTCAACGCAGTATTTGCAAACCTATTGGTGGCAGCGATCACCCCTTCACAGGCAGGAGGAGAGCCGGTCAGAATTCATGAACTCTATCGGGCAGACGTACCGGTAGGTGATGCAACAGCCGTTGTGATCATGGAACGGGTCATCGATGGAATTGTTCTGGGATTAATTGGTATATTTGCATTTATCCTGCTGGTATTTCAGTTTGCAACGCTGGATGTGAATCTGACGACACCATTACTGGTGATATGGGTCATACTCATCTGCTTTATGATTCTGTTCATCTATTCAATCCGCCATCCTGAATTTTTGAAACGAATTCTGTTTAAGATATCCGGTTGGCTTACGAAACGATGGAAATCAGAAAAAGTGGATAAACTGATGCATTCCATTGATTCGGAAGTTGATAACTTTAACAGTGCACTCGCCAAGTTCGCCAGCAAAGCAAAAAAAGGACTGGTGTGGGGATTTGCACTTACCACGATTTACTGGGTCTTTGAATTTTTAATTGCATCATTTATTCTCATTGCCATCGGGTCAAAACCGTTTTTCATTGAATCATTTATCGTGCAGCTGATCATTGCAATTATTATGATGGTTCCCCTGACCCCGGGAAGTTCGGGGATTGCAGAAATCTCAGCCACATCCCTCTATGGATTGTTTGTCCCATCATCAATTGTCGGGGTATTTGTTCTTCTCTGGCGGCTCATCCTGTACTATTTCAATATCTTTGTCGGTGTGCTTGCGAGCGTGCTTATTGTACGAAGAGAGATGATATTGCGGCAGTTAAAACGGCTCAAACGGAATCAAAACTGA